From Girardinichthys multiradiatus isolate DD_20200921_A chromosome 13, DD_fGirMul_XY1, whole genome shotgun sequence:
CAActttaaaggttaaaaaaaaacatgaacaggCTGCACAACTTTGAATTTGCTGCAGATTTTCTCCAATCCTGTCAATATTATATGTACAGGCTCAATGTATACATACATCCCCACTAATGTTTGGAtaaatgtcccttagcaagCTGCAGAGTAACAACACTGTTTTTGTAGTCTCAACAAGCTTCCAGCATATTTCTGGCTGGATGTTTGAACACTCATCTTGGCAGAaattgttcatttaaattgcTTGGTTTCCTCGCACAAATTGCTTTGGAACATAGTCCATAAATGTTCAATACAGTTAAGCTGGGGGCCATTTCAGAAGCCTAATGTTAGCCAGCTTTAATTAGTTCGAAATCAGTTTAGATTTGTGTTTGGGACCATTGTCCTGTCCTGGAACACAAAAGAGACCCACATtgtgatgcttccaccaccttGCTTGACGCTTAGTACAGTGTGCTAATGTTTGAAAATCTTTAGATTTGTCTGGTCTTTTTAGCCAAATGGCTCAATCTCTGCTTCATCTGTAAATTTTGGAGCAGTGGATTATTTCTTGGTCGGATTCTTCTCAGGCCATAGTTGCtgctaaactggctttactaTTGACAGCTACTCTGGCATTCCAGCAGCTTCCAGTTCATAGCTGGCCTGGACCCTGTTTGGTCCTGCAATCTTTTGAAGGGGACTGTTTGGGTCAGATGAttgaaactaaaacacaactgggtttttaacataaacatcccaaacacacatgaaGACTGGTTTGAAGAGGATACAGTAGACTAACAATAAACCCTGACATTCTCACTCCTGTCTTATGTATGCTTCCAAccctctctgtgacctttagcatcttGAGCACCATCATCTGTGTCAGGGGTGGACATCTGCCACAGTTGGACACCATCTAACAGGCTGAAAATCTTTCTGCCGTGGAGATGTGCATTCATGACAATTGGAATACATTAACCTGTAGGTATTGCATTACAAACTGCCCTCAGCGGTATTAATAATGCACACTCTAATACTGCGATGATGACAAATTCACAATATATTGGTCAGTCCTAACCTATTTCTGATAAGAAAAGTGGTTCAAAATTCAGCCAGAATTATACCAGAAAGTTGTTAATGACCTCAAAAGGTGAGTGGTTTCTCTACAACATGCTTAAGGATGTTTTACCAAATATGATAGGTAATGGATGCATATTATATTAGAACTTCTTCTTGTTTTGGATATGCATTTGATGTTATTTGTTTATTCAAGCATTTCAGCCTGGAAAAAGCCTGGTTTAAATACATGAATAAAAGCCCAAAATGACTTATGTGACAAGtggatgtaaacttctgactggaGCTGGAAGCAGATGTGGTTTGGAAGCCTGCAAGTTTTCATAAGCATAAGACAGATGATGATTTTtaatatgatttaataaatattttgtaacGTTTTTCAGTAATGCATATTTACATAAGACCAACGCTAAACTGCATTGTCGAAACTTAGACAAATGAattattttactgaataaaagACGGCGCTTTTACCTGGAGTCTTCTGATACCTCCTCGATGAAGTCAGACTCACATGTGGGACAAACCAAATCCTGAAGGAAGAAAAGTTTATCTTCAGAAATCTTCCCGTCTCATTTCATAACTACGCCCCTGGGCTTTGATCATCTGCTGTAACCACTGGGAGTTATTCCTGCACTGGTTTCTGACAGGAGAACTACTGAATTTGCCTGCAGGGGTTTGATCTTACTTTCCCTCTAGATTATTTCTGATGTTGCAAACAGATCAGATGCTTATTATTCTCATTTATGACAAGTTGCTCTCTGATTATAAGTATTTTATAAACTGGTATAAGACAATACATAATCAAACTGCTGATAAATGTCAAGTAAATTGGATATTTATGACCTTTTAAAACCATAGATAACTTTATACACTAAACATTTGTCCAAGGGTGGCAGGCCAATGgaacataaaatcaaattacACTTTTTTTCTAATTACTTTTTCTAACATCAGTAATAGCAGTCCTCTGGCTATAAGTAAAAAGAAATctagaaattttatttttgtagattTACATAATTATACTGTGAATGaaattttaatcatttctggggtctgaaatgtatttttacttaTAAAATTATTACTGGATATCTCAGTTTCCATTTTTGCCAGTTAAACAGGCAAGTGTACTTATAtagctccatttatacacatgGCAACTCAAATTGCTTCATAGGACTTCAAAGGAcagataaaaaatgtatttttgaatttgataagACTCCTAGTTCTTCACGTTTTTTATGTTACACACCCCACatcaattttagttttttagggGTTTGGCAAATATTCATTAAACAAAGATCCCCTCAAGCAAAACATGGCTAAAAATCCTTGGAACAGCTGTCATTGACTTCtatcaaaaaacatgaaatatggttaacaaaaaagaaaatgctgagAAAGTGAAGGTGCTTATTGATGTCTAATTATGGTTGACAGCTTGCTAAAGTTGATAGAACTAAACAAGCTTGACTTACAATGTCATTATTTGGGCAAAATTTAGACTAGACATATGGgctaaaaaacaattttacctTTCACATATTTTCTGGCCTAAATAAAGATAATGACCGGGTGACCTGAAATGACCATTAAAGAGATGTAAAGTCTTTGGAGGGATGAagacaaaatggaaaagctTGTGAAAACACAACTACACTCTAAAAACCACTAGATACACACAAAATAAGTGAAACCCGTAGACTTTAAAGGAATGTACTTTCTTTTCCCATGATAGCATTTATTCCCACAGAAACTGGCAAAAACATGACCAGAGGTCAAAAGATATTCATAGATGAGGTTAAAACATATtggtcaaataaaatatttactgaaAGTGTTATTGTCTTACTAATTATGTTTGAGATAGCCTAAATGTTGATTGTGgattaaataaaaagcattcTGGATTGGTAAAAATTAATTTTACACTAAGGAGAAATATCCCAATAATAGTCAGTTGCCTAGGGCAACATCAGAGGGAATTATTGCCCATACCAAAAACTGCCACTGGTTTCCATTAATGCAGTTCTGAGCCTGTTTCGGTTCCCGAATGTGATTTAGAACCGGTGatgtgtgtttccactgacgACAAGAGGTTCCTGAGCATGAACTCTGGTTCAGCTCAGGCACCGTAGATTACTTAGTTCTTCTGAATGAACAGTAATGTCACCCGTGGGTGGGTCGAAGACGCAGACAATAGAAGCAACAAGTACGCTAGTGAACTGGGAAATTTGAAGAAATTACATCTACAAACTGGGACTTGTTAATAAATGTAACCTCAAAGTGCAGAAAATGTCATGACAGGGAAATTCAGCATTGCTTGGCTAAGAGGCATGCAGCTACTCGTGAATTGCATGAACTGCTACAGCTTCAGGTACAGAAACCTGTACCAGAGAGGGAGGCTACACACCTGGgcaaaaaataaagagattATTCAAGATAAGGTGACATTAGTTTGTTGTATAATCTGTAAAATTGTGAACCAGTGTTGCTAATTAATAAAGAAAGCGGTGCTCACCAAGGACTGctttcatggaaaaaaaaaaaataaacacagctgGTGACTGTGTGGTGCCCAAGGGGTAAAGCCATGAGtccacataataaaaaaaacccactaGCCTCACTATTAAGTGATACAACAGCTTTCCATAACGCTCACATTTTCTCCATTCGCTTCTTCTCCCAGAAACATTGTAACAGAGCGCCTTTCAGCTAAAAACGAAGACAAATCAGACTGTCCAAATAGTTCCGGTGTTGTGTGGTTTTGAATTGTCGGCGGTGGGTGTGTGTCCACCGCACTCCTTATGTGTCTGAAACGCAGCTGACAGCAGACAACTGGACACAGAGCAGCAGCGCTTCTAAATATGGCAAAGTGATTTACCAGATTTTACTCGGACCATCTAATTTAAGAGTTTAATGCATACTTCGCGCATTCGACCGAAGTATGCATTAAGTACCAATAAAAGGTTGTTCTTTTCTCAGATTTCACTTTCTTATCATTCTGAGTTGAATTGTAACAAATTAAACAAGAGTTCATTTTTCAAAGAGAAACAGCGTTTCAGGAGATGGAATGACAATAATAACACGCCGAAAAATGAGACCCACCGGGAATTTGGGCTCCGTCCCTCTCTTACAGCAGTGACAGTAAAACCGGTGTTGCGGCGCGTCCGCAGCCTCCGCCATGTTTACAGTGAGGGGCTGTCTCTGACGTCGCTCTCAGTCTCAGTCCAAGAAGTTTGGACAAGCGAGGAACTGAGAAATTTAAAGGACCAAGTAAGTTTCCAACATTATCTGCTAGTTGAAAAGACGATCTTTGGGTGGTAAACATCATGTTTTGGGTAGGACATTGGTAACCAGGGTTACAAGTTCCTTTCCACGGTTTTCAGTGTTTCCAGGAGCGTTTGTTGTTTGAATGCCGCCCCCGGGTGAGCATTCTGGGCCCCACATagaatttcattttaatttaaggcTTTCAGTGATTTATAATGAATTACCTGAGCAGTTTTTTGTCAAGGTGGACTGTTGTCAATCGAACAACTTCACTGTATTTCAAAGACAATAATTGAGTTGATAAATTTGATTATAGTGTCATTTCCTTAGTCCACAGAGagtcaaaattattatttaaggcTAAGTATATCTATgcaatactgtgaaaaagtatttgccccttacACATTTCTTCTGGGGATTTTTAAGCACGAATGACCTGTTTAATATTATTCTACAAAAAAGTCCagactttcattttctttttttcagtgatTCAGAGATGGACCTGCTAGTGCTGCTACCAACACTAGCAGGTCCGTCCGTATGgttggacattctccttcaggattttctgatcAATTGCAGTAACCTGGCCAGGTTCAGACAATGCAAAGTAGCCCCAAACCACAGACCCTAATTGAGACAAGTGAGGTCTGCAGCATTTTAGTTGTTCACAGTTCAAAGTTAATAGTTCACTATGTGGGCTGCTGGACTACCAAAGTGTTGGAAATTACATGTGAGCCTGTCCAGATTGATGCCAACAACTTTACTACTCATCTGTTCTGCAAATTATTTAGattatgttgctttttgagagcttAAATTCTGCTTCGTGTTGCCTGACAGGTTCCACTTAAGTGtttttttaggtttatttaGATAGCAGcttctttaataaatgaaattatcatttgaaagtTGCTTTTTGCATTTACTTGGGTTTCCGTAATATggaaatttatttaatatttagtgtggcaaaaacataaaaaatctgtgagggggtaaatactttttcaaagcactAAATATGAATGACATGTAAGAATCtatcttttttaacaaattgtttatagaaataaaatctgtattaaagaatctgtaatcaGATTGGAAAAATTAAATCCTGGTTTGACCCTTCTATATAATATTCTGTTATCCACCCTTGTCTTGGTCCTCCTGATGCTAAAATTGAGTGAACGCTCTTCTTGTGTAATCACatataaagatttttaaaaaatctaaaaaagtatTATAAAGAATCTCTGTTCAGTGTAGAATAATCCAGCTCAAATTTGACAAGTCTAAGTATTTCAGGTTTTAAATTTAAGACAATGATCAGATGCAGTCCAAATTGatcagaaaacaataaactAGCCATCTGATTTAAGGCTGCCCTGGAATCTTAACTTTCTTACCAACCATTATCCAACCACACTGCATGTCTGTGGTGGGATAATTCAGTGGGCAGTCCCAACACAAGGGGGCACTCACTCCAGGGTTTCTACAAGTTTTTGTAAATTGAAGACCTTTTTGTGACCTTTTAAATCCTTCATGATTAAAATTTCAGACctacataaattaaaaatacctAGGAATTTAATAACTTACTTAATGAAaaagtaatataaaatattaaatatcatGACAAAtctttttgattttaatttcttaaaccacaaaaagacagtaaaacaacatttaatttccctttgggattaataaagtatttttgaatcgaagtgaattgaattaaaaaggaCATAATTCTTACAAGGCTTTAGAGGAAAGGGTGAACGACTGGGTCTTAATGTTCTATCACATCTTAAAACACTCAAATCTCTCAGTTTGAACTACAACAAACATAAATTACAACTGCCTGTGCATTtctcagtaaaataaaataagttaaaaggaaacaaaacaaagtctATGGAAGAAGCAATAAATACAAAAGTGTTCAAGttcacagtttgtgagactgaagggttgtgagtctaaccaggtagtcagcagcacaggagcaccacaggggactgtactctcaccattccttttcactctgtacacctcagacttccagtacaagacagactcctgtcatctgtagaaatactcggatgattctgcagtcgtggggtggatcagagatggacaagaagctgagtacaggaaggtggtggaccgctttgtggcatggtgtggaaacaatcatctcattttgaacgtgactaaaacaaaggagatgattgtagattttaagagaaacagagtcaaaaactatttctatcatgggagaagaagtggaggtggtggaggagtataaatacctcgctgttcacctgaagaacattatggagaaccctgagcatcctgttcatgagactgttgtacaacaacagtgtcttcagtcagaggcttcttcagatgtgctgtaagagagACCTCTACAGGaggtccttcctgcccacagccatcagcatctacaacagctctttgttGCTCATATGTATAAAATTAGctacaacatttcattttcctttgggttaaataaagtatttttgaattgaattgagttgttTAAGACATacttaaataaaagttaaagtCAGTTATGGTGAATCAGGTTGCATTTGGGTCAATTTTAAGGCCTGATTCTTTAATCAACGTTTTACGACGTTTTAAGACCCTGCATGAATCCCTGCCACTCCCTAAACACTGGACatgcaaaaaaaacagaaaactggcACATGCCGCCTCCTGACAAAGACGCCCTGTGCAAAGAGCCATACTGACCAAGGTAAAATAAAACgtcatcttttttttataaaaaaaagctgttttataaTTCAAATGAAAAGCAGTGACAGCAGCCAAGGACTGTGAGAGCATGGCAATGTGTTTTGCTTAAAACCAAAACAGTTGTTTGCTATAATTTAATCACATTAAGCttcaacaaaacagtcacaGATACTGGAAAAGAAAACACCACCATAGTATGGTGTAAGTATATTACAAGTATAGTCCTTACAGTATAAGATTTGGCAATACAGATAATTTGTATTCTTATTTGTAACAGCAAAAATGTTTGTTATTTAACActcaagcaaaacaaaaaactgtcttAGGATGAGCTGTTTGTGGATATAAATGTAAAAGTTGCAGcatttttttctacaaacattAATTTAGTTATTTAAACAAGCTGGGTAAACAGTCTGGGGTGACAGCATGGCTTTCTGTATCTACTGACACTTTgaaagcattgtttttattctttacaCCATTTGAACCTTTACTTTTTGGTTACTTGGTTACTTTAGTTTGGCAATGGATGCAGCTCATCCTGTACACTTTCAAAATCAGAAAACCCATGCATGACTTCTGAAGTTTTACTTTCTGTTCTCCTATCGAGGTGCAGTGAAGGCCCCCTGGGCAGCATTGGCAGCTGCTTGGCGTACGGCCTGATTGGACATGACTTCGGTGGCGAACTCTGCCTGAGCCTTCTGGAAGCTGGCATCGGTTTGCCTGTACATACTGTGGATCTGAAGCGGAGAGGGGAAAAGTACATTGGTACCCGATACGTGCAGCAGTTCATTGTCATATATCAAACACAATGAGGGTGAAAGCGATACCTACAACCTGATATGTGGGTTTTCTTAGAAGCTGCTTGCTATCTGCTGAATGTATGACATGAGGCGGGCCGACAAGACGAAGCACGGTGAGTACTTTCTTTacatcattttttaaaacaatttcagaAGGTCCAGATTATGTCATAGCTTTTATAAGCTTCTGATGGGTTAACTTAAATGGGAGAACAGTTATGGATCTAATTAAagtcaacacctcaaacacactgcttcatTATGTGACGCcattaaaaaacatctaaagaaaTCAGCCGAGATAACAGGAGGCAATTTTGGACCataagtctggttcatcctttggAACaacttccagatgcctgaatttgccatgttcatctgttcaaaagTCTACATACAAATTCCAGCAAAGTACAGTAAGAAGCTGGCGGACGCAAACCCAAAACACTGACCCAAATCAAGCAGCTTAAAAGGTAATTCTTCCAAATACTAAAGGGACTGTAAGTAAACCTCTGGACTTGttgaaagtaaaaaataatccTCTAAAAAGTGGCTTCATATTTTTCTGGCACAAATCGAAATAATTTTACTAATTTTAAGTGATCCAAAACAGGCAAAGTTTGACCTGATTTAATCTCAGGCAATGAGAAAAAGAGGCTTCTGTCATTTTTATagtgtatataaatatctggtttccaccattattttgttgttttttttttcatgcacaCAATGAATCATAGTTTAAAGTGGATAATGTAAATTTGGAAGTGTAACGCTAGTGAAAAACAGTTGCTTCACATTAAGGTCTACATGTACTCAAGGGTAGACATTTTTAGCCTAGATTTGGGGATTTTCTCCCTGGTTTTCCTTTCAAGTTAGAAATCACTAATCTGTTTTTTGAAACATGCACAATATGGATTACAACACGCATTCTGACAATATAACACAGCATTCCCTCCAACCCAGATAATTCAATTGAACAGAAAGTACTTCttaaaagagccaaatcttcaAACGTCTACTTTAAAAGTCACATTTGAAACATAGTGCGGTAAATCAAAGCTTTGGATTATTTTATCCTTGATTGTAGCTACTTATGATATAATTAAAGAATGCACCTAGTGCCTTGTGtggatataaaaataaaacagttgatggaccacttgttgctaagtattggactatctgcacgttgttggacgtcactgtgcctctccaatggcatcggtcattttgtatccaggacagcccgctactacatatcccatcgagcactgcgactgatatgactgggcgtcccaagtctgatgtcacaggacgctatataggaaggctcCGTTTTGAAAaccccgccttcagctggaaatcttgacacggtgaccacgcaactgaagcatcctctggagaagaagagatcccacgtggagtcttcatttattctctctctcgttggccaacgaacaattcataactgaggtttctggactaggaaggccagaaatttcactttgccgatcgaagacgtgagtttaacacgcaactaaaaacacggagttcgaggaaacgaaccgccaccgtgtttcatccctagtcgactgctgatggtcagatcctatttttccttttcgtcaagaaggccaaaggacgggactgaccgctctcttggagtttaactgtgGACGCGCAGCAGCGCTTCAAAACCCCCCCCCCTTTCTCCCTCTCACTCGttgccccagaaggaagcttcaccaagtaaaacccatcttttatttaatcttttatttctttattagaaggcctgggcagggtcggaggttgtagagcgatcagaatcgctagttaggatctcatgtgttctgaatgagatgtgcatgtaaccttgcttattgaaactgatgtgttattttgatatctgGAGCCGCCGCGTTCCTAGCTTTGTGcgtgttttactatctgggagtcaacgcgggtgcgctgtaagactggactgttaaaataacctcatggtaaaattctcccttttcctttgtcttcaacatcactgctcgctagcttgccgccaaaagttttataactctttgtctgctcaggagttgggggaagttttatggtCAGGATAACTGAGTACAGTTGGAGTTGCGCCCCcgcccactctccactcaccgCCACACCTcttcgtcatattctcaattttgccataaatgctggttgattcaacacccactgctgttttctttatttttgcgtagttagatgtgttacccttgttatgtagaattttgcatgttgagtaggtgaagattaataaatattcacatagataaagagagcgttatgtgttcattgtgtgcaaaaagtgatttgtcagtcaagataaggttaaagttccacacgtttcggcagaaatggtcgattaaacagtgacatctccggcaatagttattaattattacggagtatttaacggttgtaattgtcaaaggcgttgagccgcaattacaacaccagaaacatctctggtcttgattcataaatgaggattttggttaagaaattgattttgtcaaattatgatttgtaattataattattgatcaagataaatcaatcaataatcataaccccctACACAGTGGTGTGGGGGTTATCAGTGTATTCTCAGATCTATAAACTGAGCACACTGATTTGTTAAGAGTCATTCTGTTCGAGAGTTTCAAGATTTTGTCATTCTGGATTCTGCAAAAACAGGTCAAACACTCCCTTACAGGACTGATACCTTTTAAAAAGCCATTGCTAATTTAAACATACCCTCTCCCTTcaccacataaacacaaagaatAAGCTACAACCTAATCTATTCAAAACAACCCAttcttaaagtaaaaaaaaaattaagaagaaGATTCTCTCTGGGTAGGTGGTAAAACGTTTAAGTGTTTAAAACCAAAATGGATTAAAATTAGGATACAAACCTCTGTGAGACTGAAACTAACAGATCTATAAGAAGCCCACACAACAGGACTATTATTATGTCAAAATGCAGTCTTAATGTGTGCTTCTGACTTTAGATTAGCCCTACTAATAGAGAGCCACTGACCTTCTTCAACAGGAAAACCCCCATGGCGGTCTGGGCAGTGAAGAGGATGGCGTTCATAATCATGATCGCACCAACGGCAGGGCTTTTAGCCAGAACAGCTAAGCTCACAATCCATCCGCTGAGGAGGAAAACGGgttacagtaaaaacacagTAGAGTGAACATACGAGCGAGAAAAACACCAACTGCAGTGGCTTCCCAGGACAAATAAACTTTGCTTTAACTTCGCATCCTTCTTCACACAACCGGATTTAGAAAAACTGATTCACTCCTTTATTTCTAGTAAAATAAGATCTCTCCAACAGATACAAAACATGGCAGCTAGGCTTTTGACCAAAACAAGAAGGTTTGCGCACATCACTCCAATCGGAAAGTTTCTCCACTGGCTTACAGTTAGGACGTCTTTTCAAATCAGTTCTTATTATTTTCAAAGCTTTAAATGACCTGACCCCTCCCTACATTACTCAGACGCTCACTAAACTTTGactttgaatttgttttaaaattcttgTCCTTACCTACAGGGCTCTAAATGGCCAGGCTCCTAACTATTTGTGTCAGCTTTTAATCAAAACTGCTCCTCGTAGCCTTCGGTCACAAGGCCAAAATATCCTGGATGTCTCTCGCACAAGACTGAAAACCAAGGGGAACAACTTTTCAGACCGCAGCCCCGAAATGTGGAACAATTTGCCACCGCAGCTTCACTTTGCTGACTCTGTAGAGATTTTTAAAAGCTGTTCTGTTCCGCCAGGCTTTTATgtcatgattttattgtattttaaaggaAGATCTTAATGTGATTTTCCTGTGCAGTGCTTTGTGACTGTCTGTGAaaggcactttataaataaactttacttacttacttactaaaCATATTCCAGAGAGGCCCTTAAGGTCTTCAAGTGTAAGTCTTGCTATACCTAAAATCAACTCCAGATCAGCTCTCGGTTCTTGAAGTCATTATGGTCCGGTCTGGAATGCTCTCCCACAAGACCTCTGATCAGCAACTACTATATCTCGCAAGTTTGAAACATGCTCGTTTTATCAAGCTTTCAGCAAGGTTCAtgtattttatgttgctttaaaTCTCTTTATacttgttttacatttgttgcttttaattatttgtcttgaatgttttaattttcacatttctttttatgcaCAAGGACTTTGGGACTGATGTATGAAATGTGCTCCATGAATAAAACTGACTAGACTTGATTACTTGAATGCACCATCCTGACCCGTCGACCTGTGTATTCACAAAGCTTTATAGATCAGTAAACAAGGATCAACCAGCCCATAGCATGAAAATAACAAAGGATTCAACTTAGCATTagacaaaaaacacagatttttaaaccatttttaccTTATGAGCTCAAACGTGACCTTTTCCCCTACAGCAATTATCTTGTTAACACGAGAAAATGACTTTGTTATTGTGAGACAACGAGATAATTATGTGGTTAGCTAAAGATGATGACTGAAAATGATGTGTAGCTGGGACGCACAACACAACAGTAGCACCACAATAGGATACTCTATCCTGGATCTCTCAGTGTAAAACATTGACCTTAAGAGTATTAGTTAGTGAAGTAAATCAAATTAAGCAGAGAAAAACCGAAACTACTGGCTAGAGAATAAATACAGACTAAAAAGCTTTACCTGAATCCTGATCCAGGGATTCCAATCGTCATGATGACAAAAACGCAGTCTTGAGCAAAGAAGATAAAGAAGAAGATAAAGAAGTTGAAGGAGCTGTCACTCctgcaagagaaaaaaaaatctctctcAAATAAACAAGCAATAACAGCATAAAgtgattaataattaaaataatgttcagCATCTTTCATCTGCACATGAAGTATGATAAAACAGCTGCGATCACCTGAAGGCTTTATACACAGGTCGATACCAACACAAGAAGGAGCAGGGAGTGAAGAGGAGGGCCCAGAGAATGGAGAGGCCAAAACCAGAACCGGTACCGGTGTCCACACAGAACATAGCCAGGGAAGAGATCAGGTTGAAGAGAAAGGTGAACGCAGAGACTACATGTCGGTaaagacaggaaaaaaacaagcaaacatttGAGATGATTAATAAAAAGAGAAGTCAGGTGATGAATTTTAAATCCAGTATTTTGCACTCAGAAACAAACCAGTGTGTCAGGAGTTTGGTTGATCCAAATAaactatttttatatttacttttaacCCTCCTGAGTCCATGGTCTGTAATGATGCAAATGGCACAATGTAATATGGGCAGATTTTCCTAAAGTGTATTTCTTT
This genomic window contains:
- the scamp3 gene encoding secretory carrier-associated membrane protein 3 isoform X2 → MSKYTSFPEPAEDQNPFQPPPPYEASSPSAPAAAETPSSATTPTEPRNYGSYNSQPAVNATTAELLRKQEELERKAQELERRERELQSHSLGPGATRQNNWPPLPSFCPVGPCFYQDINLEISQRFQRTVTIMYYFWMFSAFTFLFNLISSLAMFCVDTGTGSGFGLSILWALLFTPCSFLCWYRPVYKAFRSDSSFNFFIFFFIFFAQDCVFVIMTIGIPGSGFSGWIVSLAVLAKSPAVGAIMIMNAILFTAQTAMGVFLLKKIHSMYRQTDASFQKAQAEFATEVMSNQAVRQAAANAAQGAFTAPR
- the scamp3 gene encoding secretory carrier-associated membrane protein 3 isoform X1, coding for MSKYTSFPEPAEDQNPFQDPTVTQHSSNTEYATLDLYNPFDKPAGPPPPYEASSPSAPAAAETPSSATTPTEPRNYGSYNSQPAVNATTAELLRKQEELERKAQELERRERELQSHSLGPGATRQNNWPPLPSFCPVGPCFYQDINLEISQRFQRTVTIMYYFWMFSAFTFLFNLISSLAMFCVDTGTGSGFGLSILWALLFTPCSFLCWYRPVYKAFRSDSSFNFFIFFFIFFAQDCVFVIMTIGIPGSGFSGWIVSLAVLAKSPAVGAIMIMNAILFTAQTAMGVFLLKKIHSMYRQTDASFQKAQAEFATEVMSNQAVRQAAANAAQGAFTAPR